Proteins encoded in a region of the Stieleria neptunia genome:
- a CDS encoding IS630 family transposase, producing the protein MARPATVFAKITNQQQRDRLIELWKQHPNHYTRIRAHAILLSDAQYEIEQIVDILSVSRDSVRAWIKHFEQDGPDALLDEKRPGGPRKLNEQEEQILKDLLRQFPSRPATVLSRLRTRTGKSISRHSLRRYARRFNLSWKRFRRSLRKKRDEKAFRLAQEELAELLNEPELDVVYFDEAGFSLKGVVPYGWLPIGERTDVPVTGAHGATVQALGFEHQDGTTHTYLHKGYVNTQTVIEIMDDFCETIDQTTVVILDNASCHTSGAFEASIERWAERGLLVYHLPPYSPELNSIERLWRQLKYQQMPATAWERFKTLLQTLTTKLCEIGEVTYMPSLESYAE; encoded by the coding sequence ATGGCAAGACCTGCAACCGTTTTCGCGAAAATCACGAACCAGCAGCAACGTGACCGTCTGATTGAGCTTTGGAAACAGCATCCAAACCATTACACACGAATACGGGCACACGCGATTCTTCTGAGCGATGCTCAATACGAAATTGAGCAGATCGTCGATATTCTTAGTGTCAGTAGAGACAGCGTGCGAGCTTGGATCAAACACTTTGAACAAGACGGACCAGACGCCCTGCTGGACGAAAAGCGACCAGGCGGACCGAGGAAGCTCAATGAACAGGAAGAGCAAATCCTCAAAGATTTGTTGCGGCAATTTCCCTCCCGGCCTGCCACAGTCCTGTCGCGTTTGCGAACACGGACCGGCAAATCGATCAGCCGACATTCGCTGCGTCGTTACGCCCGACGATTCAATTTGAGCTGGAAGCGGTTTCGGCGCAGCCTGCGGAAAAAACGAGACGAAAAGGCTTTCCGGTTGGCTCAAGAGGAACTCGCCGAGTTGCTCAATGAACCTGAACTGGATGTCGTATACTTTGACGAAGCGGGATTTTCGCTTAAGGGCGTGGTGCCATACGGATGGCTTCCCATCGGCGAACGGACCGATGTGCCAGTCACCGGCGCCCATGGGGCGACGGTTCAGGCACTTGGCTTTGAGCATCAAGATGGAACCACCCATACCTATCTTCACAAAGGGTACGTCAACACGCAAACGGTCATTGAAATCATGGATGATTTTTGTGAGACGATTGACCAAACAACGGTGGTCATCCTCGACAATGCATCTTGCCACACCAGCGGAGCTTTTGAAGCATCGATCGAACGCTGGGCAGAGCGTGGGCTGCTGGTTTATCATCTTCCGCCGTATAGTCCCGAACTGAATTCGATCGAGCGACTATGGAGGCAACTAAAGTATCAACAAATGCCCGCCACGGCCTGGGAACGATTCAAAACCTTGTTACAAACGCTGACGACGAAGCTATGCGAAATCGGTGAGGTAACCTACATGCCATCACTTGAAAGTTATGCCGAATAA